DNA sequence from the Armigeres subalbatus isolate Guangzhou_Male chromosome 1, GZ_Asu_2, whole genome shotgun sequence genome:
aagaagaagccatgctgctgtggcagtcggtctcggagtcgaggaccgtCCCTGACTCGGGTCGTTATTTACGTGACTATTTTCATGCGCATCTCGGAATTTATTCcatgtaccacaaggagcatgcaatatatttgaaacaggtcgacagacctttgcttacgcgtgtagatcgaaaggccttgctgcaggaattgaaacaggtcgacagacctttggttacgcgtgtagatctaaaagcCTTACTCAAGGATTTTCTTGGACGGTCTAAAAGTTATGCTTCGTAccaattctattctatgtaccgtgctgtgcccttattccaatcagcgcctaattccgttcacgcaagacaaaatgataaataataaagagttttcgtataaaaacaacagaaaaatatccttgtacttttctatggttatgtatgcatgaaatcaagacaaaattttcaaaacgacttatctgcttttgtaaacaaagattcaaacgacgatttgacgaatctgatagctctcccacgcaaaccaacaccatcaacaggtagcggaatccttcccctacctattgatggacatggtgttggtttgcgtgggtgagctatcagattcgtcaaatcgtcgtttgaacctttgtttacaaaagcagataagtcgttttgaaaattttgtcttgaaatgaaatgaaaaccagCGTCATTTTTGGCGATTAACAGCGAAAATTTAACCAAAATTTGTTGGTCGTCACTACGAGCGCCATATTGATTGTTTTCATTAACCCACTTGCTAagaactatagatagtggaatattagattctactatctagggtaaaatgcccaatagtggacctcctagtagcgaaattttgctcttcctggcataaggagtggaaattttcaaaatattagttttgcgtgatatctaatatcaagctctgcatatcctctttacgatacatacataaaacactcaaatactcgacgttattcgtttaaattaacattttaaattctgactgaattcgccctatagtagaccccctgggggtccataataggaaattgcttccctatagtcgacacttcatttgatttttatgttccgtttcgagaCGTTCTTCTTTCCTATTATAGActccccaaaatattcctataatggacactctcgtgtttattttttatagaattgtaaaaaaatcatctaattttactttccatagcatttctaaTGCATGTAGTCAAATCATAGGagtgtaaggtaggttctcccgatggaatttcatagcaaaatgtttacattgtgctataataatgcaaaaatggctggagggtccactattgggcactttaccctatacgAAGAACGTTTGTCAtaatatttaagcatttttaagtGGAAATTTGCCCTGGATTTCAAACACAGCAGCATAATAAGACAAAACAGGTAACATTATAGCGTATTACCAAATTGTTGCCTGTATTTTCCCGATagaaaatgctgaaaagtgaaaaatatcttgaccggaataagggtacatctaaatctactcgttccttattccgttcattgGGTTTGGAGCGAGGTTTGGTGGATGGATTCCGAaaattccgtgtttgagaatatAATCTATGAGCAAGAAAAGGTACATCGTACATAAAGCCATATGAATGGTGAACATTTAAAATTCTATCCCGCAAGCAGGcagaccgaaaggaattccgttaACGACTCTACTCGAAAAGGTTATGGGACCTTTTTCAACTCGTGCCGggaaaatacagtttttcaGTTAATGATTTAATGATGATTTATAAAGTGAATGCTGGATTTCCGGTGAATACGGACAGTTTTAAACAGCACAATTCATAACTGCGTCGTTCTTATTTATccgaatttctataaaaaaaacactgcCCTCTCTGTGCTGTAAAAAAGGTTCTGTTTTACCAAAATCCGTGAATACTTCGTAGAAGTAGGGTTATCCGGTACCTACTTTAAAGAACCGGAACTTTGaagaatattcaatttgaacgaaacagtggtacgaacaattccaaacaaacagAGACATTGTTTTGGAAGGTTCAGGTCAGAATTAAAGACCTAGTATCCAGGCTCTAGTCAAAATTACGTTGAGGATAAGGTGTAAAACTCCGATAAGGAATCGTATCTGTCCTTTTCTGTTGTACCTAATGCAATTGGGCAGCTAGCATCAATGTCCATGTTGAATATATCTCGAATGGTAagtgaaacaaacgaaaaaacagtcaacttggctatactaaggaaatatcattcattgtattttaaatttggaaggaaattacaTGTTATgctttttatttgcaatattataataaatgaaaagatggatttgtgagaaaaatgatgcctggtattagcatctccaagaaatcaatgtttttcgggtgattggaattaggaacacgaatgaacggaattaggaacaatgccatttcagatgattggaattaggaccacataattggtcaattttgttttcactagtggagcctaagtctatgaatgcatcccaacatattttattttcaattgtatatagAAAATGAACTATGTAGCAAaattgcagcttcaaaatactaaacggcTATTTTTTAGAGCTTTTAGACATAGCGCATTGTCTTAGGTGAACGGAATTGGGACACAGCACGGTAGCACAAACAGCATGCACCACATTTGAAATAGGTCGACagtcctttggttacgcgtgtagatcaaaaggctttacttcaggaatttcttggattcTACTCTATGTAGCACAATgtgcatgcaccatatttgaaacaggtcgatcgacctttggttacgcgtaaaaATAGccaaaaaccgatttttttcaaattaaaaatcgttttttacgcggattttgggatCTTCGCGGTTTTTCAAAAAAGGTTAGGAAACACgtgaaaaccacaaaaaaaatctatttttagtGAAGtaattttttacgcggtttttgggatttacgcagTTTTTATTTACGCGGAACGTATCCCCCGCgtaaaaccgactccagtgtaatGTGAATAACCTGCAAACGTAAATTTTGTTCTTAgggaaaatccattaattacgtaacgtactttttgtatgaaacatgtgcacattttgtatggatcggCACACTTTGCTAAACCCCTCCCCTCCACCCTCTACGCGttgcgtaatttgtggacgttcccttaaCAACATTTGCTAATAAATTTAcgataataaagatataaaaaaaaatttgctaataaaaataaagatgaatataaaacaaatttttaaataaacgttCTTAGATctagtattttatttattaaattttcacctGAAACTGAATCCGTGCCAAATCCGCGCGTAACCCTAAAatagttatgtaaatccgcgccaaatcctcGAAAATCGCAAAAACGGGTAGTCGTAATAACCCTGCAGTTAAGCAGGATCGTTATTGAACTTTCAGAACCGAAATTAATTCTGCCTCCAAAAAGATCGTTCAATCCTTCCAATCATTAATACCTAACTTTTTAACTTTCTCAACAATTTTCATCTGTTCCTCTTTAGGGAAACACTACTGACTACTGAACAACTATGTTTTATGATAAAATGTTTTCAAATAGAATGCAATCGaataattttacattttttttgcagCTAACCACAGACAAGTGCAAAACCCTGCTCATCCAAGCGATCTGCCAGATTCTGATGAAATGTAAATCCTCCAAGTATCGGATCGTAAGCCTCCAGGCCCGGCAGGCATCCGGCACCGGACCGGGATGTTCCTCTTCCAGCAGGCCCGTCGAAGAGACGGACGGCGACGCCGAGATGGTGGACGCCCTGGAGAACCTCCCACCGAACGAGCCGGTGGAGCTCGGGGTGGACGCCGCTGCTGCCTCGGCCGATTTGGCCAATCAGAACATCATGGCGGAAGGTTCGGCGAGTGAGGGTTCCGAAGTGCAGGAGGCTAGCTGCGGAGGCGGCGATCCTTGGAATCCGGAGACGTTCCACGAGAGGCTAAGCGTTAACGAGCTGGAACAGATCGATGATGTCGAGAAGTATTATGCCGGAAATTTCCACGTGCTGGCCGAGGAGTGCGGAGTGTTGCTATTGTTGTATACGGTTTTGTTGACGAAGGTAGGTCACCTTATTTGTAATGAGGTAATGACAGGCTTGTAATGATGTGCTCGTTTTAGGGTCTCGAAAGCGTGCTAGGAGAAGTGTCGGATACGTCCGAGCCGCTGATACACGGCACCTATGGCTACGGTAGTCAAGCACTCATCAATCTCATGTTGACCGGGAGGGCCGTTCCCTACGTTTGGGATAACGAGCAGGACGTTGGTGGCTTGAGTAAGATTCTTAGATTTGGTTGAATTGCGACCAGATATCAGGAACACGCTAATTCTCGATTTCAGAACTGAAAGGCATCACGCAACAGTCCGACATTGGGTTCATCACGTTGATGGAACAGATGCAATACTGCACGGTTGGGTTCTTTTACAAGAATCCGAAGAATCCCGTCTGGGTGATGGGTTCGGAAACGCATCTGACGGTGTTGTTTAGCAACGAGCGAAGGCTAGTGTCGCCGGAAACGCCCAGCGAATTGGCCCGGCGGGTTTTTCGACAATTCGACACCGAAGGAAGCAACTTTATACCAAGCCCGTTGTTGCAGGATGTGTTGTGCGCACTAGATCTGGTCAGTGAACCGGAATAGTAAGTACCATTTGACGATAAACTTTCGTTCGAATAAAAATGAATCTGTTTTTAGCGTTGATCTGATGCGCAGAAAGCTCGACCCGGAAAGTCTCGGCATCATCCTGTTGAACGATTTTATGAACGAGTTCTTCCCGACGGAGAAAAAATCCGTTCCGGACACGTTCGATCTGCTGCATTACAACGGCATCCCGAACTCGAACTGCGATAACCGGGTTCGCTATAACAAGGGTCATGCTATCCAGCTGGAGAGCGACGTGCGGATGTGCAACCCGTCGGATCCCATGCTGACCTGCCTGCAGACCAAGTGGCCCAACATTGAGGTCAACTGGAACGACTCGCGGACACCGTCGTTGAATTGACCGCTCGATGTTTCTTTCTGTTTGTTGTTGGCATAATTTTGCAGCAGCACATGACCACACCGATCCCGATAGCGAGAGCTTTTTCGTGGATAATAAAATCgattccggaaattcttctgggaCCGCAGATGAATCCAGCTACATAGTGGAATGTAGTGGACACACAATAGACAGCGCCATTTCTCCGAAACCTGTTTTAATGAGAACCCACACAAACACACTCACAAGGCATATTTATCTCACTCACACACTCATACGCAGTTGCAGCAACCAATCACACAAACTACTCTACggaaagaataataaaatagatACTAACTCCAAAAACACAAAGTAGCTGATTAGCGAAAGTAAGTAGAAGCAACAGGTAACAAGTTAGCATATTACTACTACTTAGAAGCAGACATGAGAGTTCTTCTACTACTACAACTACCAAAACAAATAGTCATTATAACCAATTCCCCATTTTCTCAAACTACTaaataaccaaaaaaaaatcaatcagtgTTAAAAACAGCTGCGCAGCAAACAACCAACGACAACAttacaaagaaaacgaacaataGAAGGCAGAAGTGATACAATCCCCCTTGAAACAAAATCGACAAGTGACCTGTGAAAAGACGTGAATACAAAACACAAAACGGAAATGATCAGAAGCGGAGACAGGGCCAGTGGAGAAGATACGTGTTTACTTCTTGATTTTACTCCCCTCCCCTATTCTTCCTTCTCGCGAGATATTATAACTGAAATTTAATTCCAACCCCGCAACAAAAATCGCATAATATGTAGATTTGtcctaaaataatgaaaagaaataaaaaaaaataaataaaaaagaacgCGCGTAGGATTATATATTAGGAGAGACAAGAAATACGAAAACGAAATCAAAGAAACTGTACCGTGGAATGATGCGATATAATATATATTAGAAATGACAGAAACCTTATTGCGATGAGATAAAAATAGTTGGCGAAAAGAAGATTTTTCTCGTGGGAGTAGAAGCAAAGAAAATCCTTTCGAATTCAACGATGTCATCCAAATTTAGTGTCTCCACTGGGTCATTCAACGATCAACAAATGGCTTTATCCGTTGCACAATACAAGACATGGCACAATTTCACAGATTATTTTTCACCCCCATCCACTCACTAATCGGACTGCAGGGAGTGGATCGCCCTTCGGAATGCTTTCAGTTCTTCCCCCTCGTCGGAGCTGCTATCCTGCTCGATTTTCCTCCGCCGCTTGGCCTTCGGCATTTGCTTCTGGGCCCGCCGAGCGCGACGTCGTTCCCGCAGTATTGCCTCCGCCTGTTCCAGTTCGTCCAGCTCGGAAGTGGTCTGTGACGATTGACTTCGGAATTGATCGTCCTCTTCGTAGTCATCGTCTTCGTCTGCGGAATGGGCACCTTCCGGGACGATGAACGAATCCATTTCATACATGGACTGTTGATTGCGCAGGCGATCAACAGGCTGCGAGTAGATGTCCAACGTGTTGTTGAACCGAGGTGGGGCGGCTGGCATTTTGAAAGCACCGTGGCGTCGGACGGGACTCCTGGAATGGGAAGAGGAAGATAATGATGGTAAGACAAAATTGTTTGCTTTCGGGAAACCAAAATTAGGTGCCTAGCTTCCATAAGAGGAACATTGCGGTAGTACAAACAGATGTAACAGTTAGTACAATTTATATGTTAACGATTGGAGGCGTGGAACATACAACTGCAACTGTCTAGGTTTTGCatgttgcgacaggataatttGCGATGAATTGCATCCCCGCAGCTTTGACTTCAATGTAGGGCAATGATATGCAGAAAAGAATTGGCCGACTAAGAAACAACGAAGCCCACGTGTTGACATACGTTTAAGTACGGCGGTGAGGCACTGGcgagagcgctgcactgggttatTACCATTAGGTGGATCAggctctgccgcaggagtggatggaaggtgtcgggGCCCCCATCAAGAAAATGGGCGGTAATCAGGATTgcaataatgctgtccaatgagcagctcgaagtagctcgaagttgtttccgtcctgctcgttcttttttgtcaacaaataggCATGAGCAGGACCGCgagaaacttcgagctgcttcaagctctcattggacagcactaatgttTTAGGATATTGCTGATAATACTTGCTGAAATATGCAGAGCACTCCACCATCATATTGAGCAGACATTTCAGAGACGATAACGGATGAAAAGAATAAACATTCATAATGTAaaagcacagagaaacagacgtctcacttagaacaaaatgcaatcaaaatcatcgtcacggaaacatAATCTCCCAGTGCTAAATGCACTGTGATTGGACAATCGGAaaccaggtggcggtagtgtgcaaacgtcagacacaagcaaaatcgatgaaaaCGCCATCGGTTgccgatcgaccacctacaaaaaattgaatcttccgttgaaaaggtgaacgatggaacatatgttgagtgagacgtctgtttctttgTAGTAAAAGTGTTTCTGTCTAGTATTGCTACATGATTCGTGTGTACGGCGGACGGATAGCTAGCGCTCAACTTCCAAGCAGTGCAGTTGGCCGTACGCGggcttttgattattttttcaaattctttccTTCCGTAATTTTCGTTTCGCGGTTGTTTCTTTGTCTCGATGAGTGTTCGACGCGAAAACACGTATCGCATCGATATTATGCGAACGTGCCGAAGAAGCCGTCTTTCGAAGAGCTTCACGACTTCGGTGGGTCAACTTTAGGCCTGCACTGCAACGCGAACAAGTTGTTGGCCTTCAAACAAGTAGAGCGCTTGGGTGCGCATTCGTAAAGGTCGACGACCTTGAGCTAGCGCAGAAAATCGTAGCTGAACACACCGTGAGCCGAATGTCCACACGACAAGCAAGCGATGGGAACGAAACCGATATATCTTCGACCTCGACAAGCAGCAAAAGGCGAGGTGGTCGTCCACCTGGCAAGAAGCTTCGACAAAACTACGGAGACGACGCGAGCGAGGAAATGGATGCTCTGCTTTAATGGCTCTCAGCAGCTACAACATTGCCTCAATTAACATTAACACGATCAGGAATCCGACCAAACTAAACGCCCTCCGAACTTTCCTTCGTACGTTGGAGATTGATATTGCCTTTCTACAGGAAGTAGACAACAAGCAACTCGTACTCCCTGGCTATAACGTCGTCTGCAAAGTGGATCACGCCAGAAGGGGAACGGCTATAGCGCTGAAGGAGCACATTGCGTACTCGAACGTGGAGAGGAGTCTCGATGGGCGACTAATCGCACTCAGAGTACAAAACATAACACCGTGCAACAAACATGCGCCATCCGGCACGGCGCCATCCGAAAGAGAGCGGTTTTACAACAACACGCTAGCCTACTATTTACGTCATCCcacacacggaagaaataaactacccaacagTGAGTTCAATTCatccaacctcgaacatccgtacgggaagccagtaaagtaaatggggtcgaagtagtttgcctttactcccatgttgaaaaagtacccaacgaaaaatttatttacccaactggaggtttaattcactcaattttgagttcaGGCAATAAAcccaaaattggcttcccgtatttcATGAAATTTAACATTTGacgttcttcatgaaatttgacatttaccggccttgttgttttctaatttctttgcagtgagaaagagacaaagcaggccgtgcagtgccctatccCAGCCTCGCACACCTTGATATCTTGCTATCGTACAACAACTGCAGCTCCTAGACGTATGGGAAAAAGTGTGTCCGAACATGCCTGGCTATACGTACGTTACGCACATCTGTTGACTGCAGagaatttccaggaatttcaaATTCGATGGCAGTACTGGACTCGTCAGCAGCGAAACTTTCCTGCTTGGATGCAATGATGGTTGTCGTATCCCAAACCGAAGATAAAATCatttttccgttggaaatctaCTCACTTACTTGTAAATCTACGGATGCTTTTTGcgattttgtcaaaaatcaaCCAAGTGAAGGCGCAAATGTTGACCCTGCAGCGCAATTTCACTCAATCATTCGTGCGCATCATTCAACTTGGCGAGAGGCGTAGAAAAAGAACTATTATCTAATGGACAATTAAATCATAACACGTCTGTTTGGTTCGATATGTAGAGGCAAAACTGATATATTTAATGTCATATATGTTAGTGGCATACTATGATACAAACAATTCGATGGTTACTGCGCCAACATCCTCCCTTAACCGAGAATCCGTCCAATGCCAATTGTTCGTCTTTCAGTTTCGAATCTGGGAGCCGGAATCGCCATTGTCAGTATGTCCGCAGCTTGCTGTTGACTTCCAACGTGCTGCAAACCGATCACATTTTCGTCGATCTTCTCGCGTACGAAATGATGACGAATGTCTATGtgcttagagtagagtggggcaagagtgcgcgtggggtaagagtacgttttcgattttattAAGTaacaaaaaaagataaactagcagcactgcatcagtttgacaggtattctggccaactattatcatgtgtaattgtgaacgatttgaataaacaacaaggaagatatggagttagataattttttggtcattttgctaaaaataattgtgttttcgcaactagtatttcattaccatatatacgttcaatcaggtgaacattataccatttcgataacctactgtatagagtactttatggtgcagaacaccaatccggttggttttcaaAGAAGTCagaaccattacttgaataaattttgggactgtggggtaaaagtacgcaggaacgggttgggcaagagtacgcatgtgaatcttcaagttctgatgtcaaacccgtatctccggccgaattaagactacttccaaagcgtaaataTCCACAACTCAAAAAAAGGGAcaaaatcgaaaattatcacaagttttgaggataagttgaagtaattcggtgttaaaaaggacttagcgaacaaagcattgaagcgaaataatgaaattgtattacgACTTgctgtacacctaaacatagtacgaaaacacaatttcatctcaatgataatttcaattaatcaaaagaaacatctaTAAAACACGCAACGCTTAGCTGgaaggggttgcgagatgtatgacgatccatataatttttagtaAATTCACacaaaaagtgtaagataggagggaggggtgatgaaatagccaaattttacgttacgtgattggtgaactttctttaaggaaagtTCCTTTGTTTAcaccacgcgaaacctgatatatttttacctctttttttagttttttgtgtataaaaaaacaaggtttttcgtatgaaaatgCACATTTCTAGGACCCCCTTCCACTTGAACAGTTACGTAATccttaaacattccctaatatatgttcaatgaacatcaattaaatgtaatTCACGTATATTtgtgttattattatttatttattcagactaaggccgaagtggcctgtgcggtatataagagtcttctccattcggctcggtccatggctacacgtcgccaaccacgcagtctacggagggtccgcaagtcatcttccacctgatcgatccaccttgcccgctgcgcacctcgccttcttgtgcccgtcggatcgttgtcgagaaccattttcaccgggttactgtccgacattctggctacgtgcccggcccatcgcagtcgtccgattttcgcggtgtgaacgatggatggttctcccaacagctgatgcaattcgtggttcattcgcctcctccacgtaccgtccgccatttgcaccccaccatagatggtacgcagcactttcctttcgaaaactccaagtgcgcgttggtcctccacgagcatcatccaggtctcgtgtccgtagaggactaccggtctaattagcgttttgtagattgtcagtttggtacggcggcgaactctattcgatcggagcgtcttgcggagtccaaagtacgtacgatttccagccactatgcgtctccgaatttctctgctggtgtcattttcggcagtcaccagtgagcccaagtacacaaattcttctaccacctcgatttcgtcaccaccgatgcaaactcgcggtgggtggctcacattgtcttctcttgaacctctgcctatcatgtacttcgtcttcgacgtgttgatgactagtccgatccgcttagcttccctcttcagtctgatgtaggctacctccatcctctcaaagttacgtgccatgatatcaatgtcgtcggcgaaaccaaataactggacggacttcgtgaaaatcgtaccactcgtgtcaatccctgcccttcgtattactccctccaaagcgatgttgaatagcagacacgaaagaccatcaccttgccgtaaccctctacgcgtttcgaaaggactcgagaatgcccctgaaactcgaactacgcacatcaaccgatccatcgtcgccttgatcaaccgtatcagtttatccggaaatccgttttcgtgcattggctgccatagctggtcccgatcgattgtatcatatgcggctttgaagtcgataaatagatgatgtgtgggcacgttgtattcgcggcatgtctgcaatatctgacgtatggcgaacacctggtctgtggtagagcgttaacccataaatcccgcctggtactgccccacgaactctcttgcaattggtgttagtcgacggcataaaatttgggagagtaccttgtaggcggcgttcagcaatgtgattgcgcggtagttgctacaatccagcttatcgccttttttgtagatgggacacaccttccatccactcctgcggcaaaacttcctcctcccaaatcttggtaatgacccagtgcagcgctctagccagtgcctcaccaccgtgtttaaatagctctcctggtagttggtcaaccccaggggctttgttgttcttcagccggccaatctcatcctggatttcctggagatccggagccggtagaattatgtcctgcgcgcgttctcccaggtccatcaccataccgccatcttcgtctgctacatcgccattcaggtgctcttcgtagtgctgccgccacctttggatcacctcacgctcgttcgtaagaaggttcccgtttatgtccttacacatatcaggctgtggcacgtggcccttacgtgaacggttcaacttctcatagaactttcgtgtgttattagcgcggtacagttgctccgtctcttcacggcatcgatcttcctgctgaccctttttccttcggaaaatcgagttttgtctgttctgcgcccgtttgtatcgtgcctcgttcgccctcgtgtggtgttgcagcaatctctcccatgctgcattcttctcctgaactaactgctcacatttgccgtcataccagtcgttcctctgatccggagccaccgtgcctaatgcagcggttgcggtgcttccaatggcggatcaaatatctttccagccatcttcaagagatgctgcgcctagctgctcttccgttgggagtgccacttccagctgctgcgcgtattcttgggctagtctaccgtcttgtagccgcccaatattaagccgcggcgtccgacttcgacgcgtgttgtacaccgtcgagagtttttagtgcaggcatactgcaacgaggtagtggtcggattcaatattcgcactgcggtaagtgcggacgttcgtgatgtcggagaagaatttaccgtcgattagaacgtggtcgatttggttttccgtttcttggttaggtgatctccatgtggccttgtggatatttttgcggggaaagaaggtgcttcggactaccattccgcgggaggctgcgaagtttatgcatcgttggccgttgtcattcgatacggtgt
Encoded proteins:
- the LOC134207028 gene encoding ubiquitin carboxyl-terminal hydrolase MINDY-3 homolog; amino-acid sequence: MGEHSLQQPQGQTADGDQPPQQQGEEGATAGTSGSARQQLQGELRDIRQLLWGPAIRPEVFRRWSQGFDFSQCEPSALVQHDGGPCCVIAPVQAYLLKILLMETPGHSFSDLTTDKCKTLLIQAICQILMKCKSSKYRIVSLQARQASGTGPGCSSSSRPVEETDGDAEMVDALENLPPNEPVELGVDAAAASADLANQNIMAEGSASEGSEVQEASCGGGDPWNPETFHERLSVNELEQIDDVEKYYAGNFHVLAEECGVLLLLYTVLLTKGLESVLGEVSDTSEPLIHGTYGYGSQALINLMLTGRAVPYVWDNEQDVGGLKLKGITQQSDIGFITLMEQMQYCTVGFFYKNPKNPVWVMGSETHLTVLFSNERRLVSPETPSELARRVFRQFDTEGSNFIPSPLLQDVLCALDLVSEPEYVDLMRRKLDPESLGIILLNDFMNEFFPTEKKSVPDTFDLLHYNGIPNSNCDNRVRYNKGHAIQLESDVRMCNPSDPMLTCLQTKWPNIEVNWNDSRTPSLN